One segment of Primulina tabacum isolate GXHZ01 chromosome 6, ASM2559414v2, whole genome shotgun sequence DNA contains the following:
- the LOC142548739 gene encoding putative LRR receptor-like serine/threonine-protein kinase IRK, translating to MRNLLVVFSLIYLSPFLVTSFSPSLNDDVLGLIVFKADVKDPDGKLSSWNEDDNTPCNWYGVKCNPRSNRVSDLVLDGCELSGKLGRGLLRLQFLRKLSLARNNLTGILSLSLAQLPDLRVLDLSDNGFSGSIPSDFFSQCGSLRSVSLAHNKFSGMIPESLSSCSMLASLNFSGNQFSGVLASRLWSLPGLRSLDLSDNMLEGKIPKFIEGSNNLRALNLRKNQFTGEVPHEIGNCLLLRLIDLSENSLSGWLPSTMQNLALCNNLVLHKNGFVGEVPKWIGEMRSLETLDLSANRFSGQVPDSIGKLQSLKILNVSSNALMGSLPESMSSFVNLLVFDISHNYLIGNLPSWIFNIGLEKVVLSDNKLSGSIDNAINSSTENSRKKLLILDVSQNKLSGVIPSSVGDFSSLLFLNMASNSFMGSIPADIAQLKTLSVLDFSENQLNGSIPSEIGGAISLNELRLERNLFGGNIPSTIEDCSSLMILSLAHNEITGSVPASLAKLSYLQIVDFSFNKLTGTLPKQLANLVRLQSFNISENQLQGELPAGGFFNAIAPSSVSGNPSLCGAAVHTSCPTVLPKPLVLNPNSTDDAPGINPQSFRHGKKILSISALIAISAAAAIVIGVVAITVLNFHVRSSTSNSAVALTFSGGNEFSHSPTAYGDSGKLVMFSGDPNFNTGTHALLNKDCELGRGGFGTVYRTILRDGRSVAIKKLTASSLVKSQEDFEREMKKLGRIRHDNLVALDGYYWTPSLQLLIYEFVSGGNLYKHLHETCAGNYLSWNERFNIILGAAKGLAHLHLKNTIHYNLKSSNILIDGSGEPKVADYSLARLLPTLDRYVLSSKIQSALGYMAPEFACKTVKITEKCDVYGFGILVLEIVTGKRPVEYMDDDVVVLCDMVRGALEEGRVEECVDSRLEGTFPMDEVIPVMKLGLICTSQVPSNRPDMAEVVNILELIRCPSESQDESNF from the exons ATGAGAAATTTGCTCGTTGTTTTCTCTCTCATTTATTTGTCTCCATTTTTGGTCACATCTTTTAGCCCCTCTTTAAATGACGATGTTCTGGGCTTAATCGTGTTCAAGGCTGACGTCAAGGATCCTGATGGCAAACTAAGTTCTTGGAACGAAGATGACAATACCCCTTGTAATTGGTATGGCGTAAAATGTAACCCCAGATCCAATAGAGTGTCTGACCTTGTTCTTGATGGCTGTGAGCTCTCAGGAAAGTTAGGCAGAGGCCTGCTCCGACTGCAGTTTCTTCGAAAGCTTTCGCTTGCTAGAAACAATCTTACAGGTATATTAAGCCTCAGCCTTGCTCAGCTTCCTGATCTTAGGGTCTTGGATTTGAGTGATAATGGCTTCTCTGGTTCGATTCCAAGTGATTTCTTTAGCCAATGTGGGTCATTGCGATCTGTTTCCTTGGCTCATAACAAGTTTTCAGGCATGATTCCTGAGAGTTTGAGCTCATGTTCTATGCTTGCTTCCCTCAACTTTTCGGGTAATCAGTTTTCGGGGGTGTTGGCTTCTAGGCTCTGGTCGTTGCCAGGGCTTAGGTCTCTTGATTTGTCTGATAATATGTTAGAGGGtaaaattccaaaattcatagAAGGTTCGAACAATTTGAGGGCATTAAATTTACGTAAGAATCAGTTTACCGGTGAAGTCCCTCATGAAATCGGGAATTGTTTGCTTTTGAGGTTAATTGATTTGAGCGAAAATTCGCTTTCTGGATGGCTTCCAAGCACAATGCAGAATCTTGCTTTGTGCAATAATTTAGTTTTACACAAAAATGGATTTGTGGGAGAGGTGCCCAAATGGATTGGAGAAATGAGAAGCCTCGAGACCCTTGATCTTTCTGCAAATAGGTTTAGCGGTCAAGTCCCCGATTCAATTGGGAAGCTGCAGTCGTTGAAGATTCTCAATGTATCCAGCAATGCCCTCATGGGAAGCTTGCCCGAATCCATGAGCAGTTTTGTAAACCTTCTGGTGTTTGATATCAGTCATAATTATTTGATAGGAAATCTTCCTTCTTGGATATTCAATATTGGTTTGGAGAAAGTTGTCTTGTCAGATAACAAATTAAGTGGCAGCATTGATAATGCCATCAATTCTTCAACCGAAAACTCTCGTAAAAAGCTCTTGATTTTGGATGTGTCCCAGAATAAGTTATCTGGTGTAATTCCATCTTCTGTTGGGGATTTTAGCAGCTTGCTGTTCTTGAATATGGCAAGTAACTCATTCATGGGCAGCATACCTGCAGATATTGCACAGTTGAAGACCTTAAGTGTTCTTGATTTCAGCGAGAATCAGTTAAATGGCAGCATTCCTTCTGAAATTGGAGGAGCCATCTCTCTTAATGAATTGAGACTGGAGAGGAACTTGTTTGGTGGAAACATCCCTTCGACAATTGAGGATTgctcttccctaatgatttt GTCTCTTGCTCATAATGAAATAACGGGATCAGTTCCCGCATCTCTTGCCAAGCTTAGCTACCTTCAAATTGTAGATTTTTCGTTCAACAAGCTGACAGGAACACTACCAAAGCAGCTGGCAAATCTTGTTCGCTTGCAGTCGTTTAACATTTCAGAGAACCAACTACAAGGTGAACTGCCTGCTGGTGGTTTCTTCAACGCCATTGCACCATCATCAGTGTCAGGAAATCCATCTCTTTGTGGGGCGGCAGTCCATACAAGTTGCCCTACCGTCCTTCCTAAACCGCTCGTACTCAATCCCAATTCTACGGACGATGCACCAGGTATCAACCCCCAAAGTTTTCGTCATGGGAAGAAAATTCTCAGCATTTCGGCCTTAATTGCCATTAGTGCGGCCGCTGCTATAGTCATTGGTGTAGTTGCCATAACTGTTCTGAATTTCCATGTACGATCTTCCACTTCTAATTCGGCTGTAGCTCTTACATTTTCTGGTGGTAATGAATTTAGCCATTCACCGACTGCATATGGCGATTCTGGAAAACTTGTTATGTTTTCAGGAGACCCCAATTTTAACACTGGGACACATGCTCTGCTCAACAAAGATTGTGAACTTGGCCGTGGGGGATTTGGCACGGTCTATCGAACTATTCTTAGAGATGGGCGTTCAGTCGCCATCAAGAAACTCACTGCTTCGAGTCTTGTCAAATCCCAAGAAGATTTTGAAAGGGAAATGAAGAAGTTGGGGAGAATTCGTCATGATAACCTCGTGGCACTCGATGGTTATTACTGGACCCCATCACTACAGCTTCTTATATATGAATTTGTCTCAGGTGGAAATTTGTACAAGCACCTCCATGAAACATGTGCTGGAAATTACCTCTCGTGGAATGAgagattcaatatcattctTGGCGCAGCGAAAGGGTTAGCTCATTTACACCTGAAGAACACAATACACTACAACTTAAAGTCCAGCAATATCTTAATTGACGGCTCCGGTGAACCTAAGGTTGCGGATTATAGCTTAGCAAGGCTATTACCTACGCTGGATCGATACGTTTTGAGCAGCAAGATTCAGAGTGCCTTAGGCTACATGGCGCCGGAGTTTGCCTGCAAAACAGTGAAAATCACCGAAAAATGTGATGTTTATGGATTCGGTATATTGGTCTTGGAGATAGTGACCGGCAAGAGGCCTGTCGAGTACATGGATGATGATGTCGTGGTGCTATGTGATATGGTTCGAGGTGCATTAGAAGAAGGCAGAGTGGAGGAATGCGTGGACAGTAGGTTGGAGGGGACGTTTCCTATGGATGAGGTGATTCCGGTGATGAAACTAGGCTTAATCTGCACGTCCCAAGTGCCATCGAACAGACCCGACATGGCAGAAGTGGTTaacatattggagctgattagATGCCCTTCAGAAAGCCAGGATGAATCTAACTTTTAG